From Streptomyces sp. NBC_01460, a single genomic window includes:
- a CDS encoding NAD(P)-dependent alcohol dehydrogenase has protein sequence MKAVQYRTIGAAPEVVEIPEPVAGPGQILLKVSAAGVCHSDIAVMSWPAEGFPYELPLTLGHEGVGTVAALGEGAEGVSVGDAVAVYGPWGCGTCVNCAEGRENYCLRAADLGINPPGLGNPGAMAEYMIVDDARHLTPIGDLDPVKTVSLTDAGLTPYHAIKRSLPKLLPGATAVVIGTGGLGHVAIQLLRAMTAVRVIALDVTEEKLALAKAVGAHEAVLSDENAAARVRELTGGIGAKVVFDFVGAEPTVKTAGAVASIDSDVTIVGIGGGLLPVGFGVLPFSTSVTAPYWGSRKELAEVIELAHAGAVDVHVETYSIDEAPLAYERLHAGKINGRAVILPNG, from the coding sequence ATGAAAGCCGTCCAGTACCGCACCATCGGCGCCGCACCCGAGGTCGTCGAGATCCCCGAGCCCGTCGCGGGGCCCGGCCAGATCCTGCTCAAGGTGAGCGCCGCGGGCGTCTGCCACTCGGACATCGCCGTGATGAGCTGGCCCGCCGAAGGGTTTCCCTACGAGCTGCCGCTCACCCTCGGCCACGAGGGCGTCGGCACCGTCGCCGCACTCGGTGAGGGCGCGGAGGGCGTCTCGGTGGGGGACGCGGTCGCCGTCTACGGCCCCTGGGGCTGCGGCACCTGCGTGAACTGCGCGGAGGGCCGGGAGAACTACTGCCTGCGCGCCGCCGACCTCGGCATCAACCCGCCCGGCCTGGGCAACCCCGGCGCCATGGCCGAGTACATGATCGTCGACGACGCCCGTCACCTGACACCGATCGGCGACCTGGACCCGGTCAAGACCGTCTCGCTGACCGACGCGGGCCTCACCCCGTACCACGCGATCAAGCGCTCGCTGCCGAAGCTGCTGCCCGGCGCCACCGCCGTGGTCATCGGCACCGGCGGCCTGGGCCACGTGGCCATCCAGCTCCTGCGTGCCATGACGGCCGTACGGGTCATCGCGCTCGACGTGACCGAGGAGAAGCTCGCGCTCGCCAAGGCCGTCGGCGCCCACGAGGCCGTGCTGTCCGACGAGAACGCCGCCGCCAGGGTCCGCGAGCTCACCGGTGGCATCGGTGCCAAGGTCGTGTTCGACTTCGTCGGCGCCGAGCCCACCGTGAAGACGGCCGGCGCGGTCGCCTCCATCGACAGCGACGTCACCATCGTCGGTATCGGCGGCGGCCTGCTGCCCGTCGGCTTCGGTGTCCTGCCGTTCTCCACGTCGGTCACCGCGCCGTACTGGGGCTCACGCAAGGAGCTCGCCGAGGTCATCGAGCTCGCCCACGCCGGTGCCGTCGACGTCCACGTCGAGACGTACTCCATCGACGAGGCCCCGCTCGCCTACGAGCGGCTGCACGCGGGCAAGATCAACGGCCGCGCGGTCATCCTGCCCAACGGCTGA
- a CDS encoding SulP family inorganic anion transporter, with protein sequence MRAAVDRLTKFPHLRQDFAASLVVFLVALPLCVGVAVASGVPAELGLITGIVGGLVTGVMRGSSLQVSGPAAGLTVLVFEAVRTFGLPALGVIVLTTGLLQLAMGALRLGRWFRAISVSVVEGMLAGIGLVLIAGQLYAAAGAEAPASGTGKMTGVPGLLADAVSSPAALTSLTVAASTIALVVVWSRMPKRVRAVPGALAAVALATLASLVFDLPVGTVQVKGLLDAVQVPALSEFGGLASLSLLGTVAAFTLIASAESLFSAAAVDRLHDGPRTRYDKELMAQGTGNTVCGLLGALPMTAVIVRSSANVQAGARTRASRVLHGVWLLLFAALLPSALELIPLPALAGILIHAGWKLIPLRSLASLWREHRGEALILVVTAVAIVTVNMFEGVLTGLALSVAKAAWDASHIKLEVVDSRGDRVHARLSGNATFLRLPNILDSLEALPEDRPIDLDLTGLHHLDHACRTALENWAERHSSSGTEPVRLTRDDVVTAAP encoded by the coding sequence ATGAGGGCCGCTGTGGACCGTCTCACCAAGTTCCCTCATCTGCGGCAGGACTTCGCCGCTTCCCTCGTCGTCTTCCTCGTCGCCCTGCCGCTCTGCGTGGGCGTGGCCGTGGCCTCCGGTGTCCCGGCCGAACTGGGGCTGATCACCGGCATCGTGGGCGGTCTCGTCACCGGCGTGATGCGCGGCAGCAGTCTCCAGGTGTCAGGACCGGCCGCCGGTCTGACCGTGCTCGTCTTCGAGGCCGTGCGGACCTTCGGACTTCCCGCGCTCGGCGTGATCGTCCTGACCACGGGGCTGCTCCAGCTGGCCATGGGCGCCCTGCGGCTGGGCCGCTGGTTCCGGGCCATCTCCGTCTCGGTCGTCGAGGGCATGCTCGCCGGTATCGGCCTGGTGCTCATCGCGGGGCAGCTCTACGCGGCCGCCGGCGCCGAGGCGCCGGCCTCCGGCACGGGAAAGATGACCGGCGTCCCAGGACTGCTGGCCGACGCCGTGTCGAGTCCCGCGGCGCTCACCTCCCTCACGGTCGCCGCGTCGACCATCGCCCTGGTGGTGGTGTGGAGCAGGATGCCGAAACGGGTACGGGCCGTTCCGGGCGCGCTCGCCGCGGTCGCCCTGGCGACACTCGCCTCGCTGGTCTTCGACCTGCCGGTCGGGACGGTCCAGGTCAAAGGACTGCTTGATGCCGTCCAGGTCCCCGCGCTGTCCGAGTTCGGCGGGCTGGCGAGCCTGAGCCTGCTCGGGACCGTGGCGGCCTTCACCCTCATCGCCTCCGCGGAGAGCCTGTTCAGCGCGGCGGCGGTGGACCGGCTGCACGACGGGCCACGTACCCGGTACGACAAGGAGCTGATGGCCCAGGGCACGGGCAACACCGTCTGCGGACTCCTCGGCGCGCTGCCGATGACCGCGGTCATCGTGCGGAGCTCCGCCAACGTGCAGGCGGGTGCGCGGACCCGGGCCTCACGGGTGCTGCACGGTGTGTGGCTGCTCCTCTTCGCGGCGCTGCTCCCGTCCGCGCTGGAGCTCATCCCCCTGCCCGCCCTCGCGGGAATCCTCATCCACGCCGGATGGAAGCTGATTCCGCTGCGTTCGCTCGCGTCCCTGTGGCGTGAGCACCGCGGTGAGGCGCTGATCCTGGTCGTCACGGCTGTGGCGATCGTGACGGTGAACATGTTCGAGGGTGTGCTGACCGGTCTGGCCCTGTCGGTGGCCAAGGCGGCCTGGGACGCCTCCCACATCAAACTGGAGGTCGTCGACAGCCGTGGTGACCGGGTCCACGCCCGGCTGTCGGGCAACGCGACCTTCCTGCGGCTGCCGAACATACTCGACAGCCTGGAGGCCCTGCCCGAGGACCGTCCCATCGACCTGGATCTCACCGGCCTGCACCACCTGGACCACGCGTGCCGTACGGCGCTGGAGAACTGGGCGGAGCGGCACAGCTCCTCGGGTACCGAACCCGTGCGGCTGACCCGGGACGACGTGGTGACGGCCGCTCCCTGA
- a CDS encoding MbtH family protein, which translates to MTNPFDDESGRFVPLVNEEGQYSLWPAHLDVPGGWRADGPEGSRQDCLDAIERSWSDMRPASLVRSMGADAG; encoded by the coding sequence GTGACCAACCCTTTCGACGACGAGTCGGGGCGGTTCGTGCCGCTGGTGAACGAGGAAGGCCAGTACTCGCTGTGGCCCGCGCATCTCGACGTTCCGGGCGGCTGGCGGGCTGACGGCCCGGAAGGGTCGCGTCAGGACTGTCTGGATGCGATCGAACGGTCCTGGAGCGACATGCGGCCGGCCAGCCTGGTCAGGTCCATGGGAGCGGACGCCGGATAG